One region of Chlorobiota bacterium genomic DNA includes:
- a CDS encoding CHAT domain-containing protein: MLRPLLLIPFFLSLCFAAGIAQTGGDTITFYVRMPSIESHKNGVATVRVPLPGSLRLLAADAAGKVYGVGSDETADRNLTILGNATVAKVERQMANNTVNNTVNSTATITIAQTPGSDTVQPGDAIELRGVIDSAIFRGDLFHSARFDIRFLAMDGTPLAEQSATLRATDAALEDSVVAAIANQVHLGAERLLASTPLDSALLAPLEGGLFDGVNILTAMGRATQRDARSFLRHVSNAPSAYFARDVVAASGWLLWAANGAPLLTSDLRERLLSAPSDSARAVLIDGYRTMLTNDLLLQWDSDAEDLFLQQRARDAEQMERAMLQAARQQRDTLAMAWGEYRLGRFLVQGAPSVAATRYRTAQLLFANLNHQEGEAWARLGLGWVALLEGKPKDAEKEYNEAVTLFQSIGQKSYEAYALNSMGDAVSQQGDYSRALALYQRGLAAAQLANDPEKSAGAWSAISLMYRLMGELQKGLAAAQSGFAVWQSANNPWGMGQAYTMLANVYTAQGEFQKALQHYTSADSIYRQLRDTNSRITTLNNSGNVYFFQGDYDHALANFREALVIARAANARDESEPLLLSNMGEVLYEQHRFDTAEQCLKEALALARQRQIRRMIASTHRLLGKLWLMQERYPQAEEALLLADSLFTAGKEADDLMDVRGALGELYYRRSNPDKARPILQKAIDSARAMGLYHFLYQPLTTLGLLERDAHNNQRAIELLSEAAAVVERLRDRVAGGDKARKLYSSGTARVRIYESLIALLIEQGEIERALEYLQRSNNDELRERFGALERNIGDTTRRKILDQDRQMKARLDNLADQIAKEQASPNAQPEKIASLRNIISVAEGEYVKFVRQTITEQPELRSHFGGTVNPIDLRAKKQRIPRDAAVAIYLLGETQLYIFAATTDTVIARVVPAARSEVEAKINRLYRLASDPDAAAARAKAARVGGAGSGAANGASGTSAPDRDQRTYGRIADELYQLLIAPIADQLAGKSKLAITPSGPLYFVPFQAIGPMGDDGAVNPLLRQRTVFYINDLSVFLQDAPTTENLKIIGFGNADGSLPSAEQEVKVITKEYPGSEALLGGAATEDRAKHIPEGFNIIHFATHGNLDYHDFKNFYLTLAPNKPAGEDGKLTMEEIWGITTLPECRLVTLSACNTAVTDQSLAGWPMNPANAFLTIGVPRVVASLWQVDDEATAILMEDFYKHLPQLGAAESLRQAQMRLANTPQWSQPFYWAPFVLFGDWR, encoded by the coding sequence ATGCTACGCCCGCTTCTTCTCATTCCCTTCTTCCTCTCGCTGTGCTTCGCTGCCGGGATTGCGCAAACCGGCGGCGACACCATCACTTTTTACGTTCGGATGCCAAGCATCGAATCGCACAAGAACGGCGTGGCGACGGTGCGGGTTCCGCTCCCGGGAAGCCTGCGGCTGCTGGCCGCGGACGCTGCCGGCAAGGTCTATGGCGTTGGCAGCGATGAGACCGCCGACCGGAATTTGACGATTCTGGGAAACGCCACCGTGGCAAAGGTCGAGCGGCAGATGGCCAACAACACAGTCAACAACACAGTCAACAGCACGGCCACCATCACCATTGCCCAAACGCCCGGAAGCGACACCGTGCAGCCTGGCGACGCGATTGAGCTGCGAGGGGTGATTGATTCGGCAATCTTCCGTGGCGACCTGTTCCACTCCGCACGCTTCGATATCCGCTTCCTTGCAATGGATGGCACGCCGCTGGCCGAGCAATCGGCAACCCTGCGGGCAACCGATGCAGCTTTGGAGGATTCGGTGGTTGCGGCAATCGCCAACCAGGTCCATCTGGGGGCCGAACGCCTTTTGGCCAGCACCCCGTTGGACTCGGCACTGCTTGCGCCATTGGAGGGCGGGTTGTTCGATGGAGTGAACATCCTCACGGCAATGGGACGCGCCACCCAGCGCGACGCACGCTCCTTCCTTCGCCATGTTTCCAACGCTCCTTCGGCCTACTTCGCCCGCGATGTTGTTGCCGCAAGCGGGTGGCTTCTGTGGGCCGCGAACGGTGCGCCACTCTTGACGAGTGATCTTCGCGAACGCCTTCTTTCTGCCCCCTCCGATTCCGCCCGCGCCGTGCTGATTGATGGCTACCGCACGATGCTCACCAACGACCTTCTGCTGCAATGGGATAGCGATGCCGAGGACCTGTTCCTGCAACAACGGGCGCGCGATGCCGAGCAGATGGAGCGGGCAATGCTGCAAGCTGCACGCCAGCAACGCGACACGCTGGCAATGGCTTGGGGTGAGTATCGGTTGGGACGGTTTTTGGTGCAGGGCGCGCCCAGCGTGGCGGCCACGCGCTACCGGACGGCGCAACTGTTGTTCGCAAACTTGAACCACCAGGAAGGGGAAGCCTGGGCGCGATTGGGGCTGGGCTGGGTTGCATTGCTGGAAGGGAAGCCGAAGGATGCGGAGAAGGAGTACAACGAAGCCGTGACGCTGTTCCAATCCATTGGCCAGAAATCTTACGAAGCCTACGCGCTGAACAGCATGGGGGATGCTGTTTCGCAGCAGGGGGATTACAGCCGCGCGTTGGCGTTGTACCAGCGTGGGCTTGCGGCGGCGCAGCTGGCGAACGACCCCGAAAAATCTGCCGGGGCGTGGTCGGCAATCTCGCTGATGTACCGGCTGATGGGGGAGTTGCAGAAAGGGTTGGCGGCGGCGCAAAGCGGGTTTGCGGTGTGGCAATCGGCAAACAATCCGTGGGGAATGGGGCAGGCCTACACCATGCTGGCCAACGTTTATACGGCCCAGGGGGAATTCCAGAAAGCCTTGCAGCATTACACCAGTGCCGACAGCATCTACCGCCAACTGCGCGACACCAACAGCCGAATCACCACGCTGAACAACTCCGGCAACGTCTATTTCTTCCAAGGGGATTACGACCACGCGCTGGCCAACTTCCGCGAGGCATTGGTGATTGCCCGCGCCGCAAACGCCCGCGACGAAAGCGAGCCGCTTCTGCTAAGCAATATGGGTGAGGTCCTGTACGAGCAGCACCGATTCGACACCGCCGAGCAGTGTTTGAAAGAAGCGTTAGCACTGGCGCGGCAACGCCAAATCCGGCGGATGATTGCCAGCACTCACCGGCTGCTTGGGAAGCTCTGGCTGATGCAAGAACGCTACCCCCAAGCCGAAGAAGCCTTGCTGCTTGCCGATAGTTTGTTCACCGCAGGGAAGGAAGCCGATGATTTGATGGATGTCCGCGGGGCGTTGGGTGAACTGTACTACCGCCGTAGCAACCCCGACAAGGCGCGCCCAATCTTGCAGAAAGCCATTGACTCGGCCCGGGCCATGGGGCTGTATCACTTCCTTTATCAACCCCTTACCACGCTTGGTTTGCTTGAGCGGGACGCGCACAACAACCAACGCGCCATTGAACTTCTTTCCGAAGCCGCAGCCGTGGTGGAGCGGCTTCGCGACAGGGTGGCCGGCGGCGATAAGGCCCGCAAACTTTACTCCTCCGGAACCGCACGCGTCCGCATTTACGAGTCGCTGATTGCGTTGCTGATTGAGCAGGGGGAGATTGAGCGCGCGTTGGAGTACTTGCAGCGAAGCAACAACGACGAGCTTCGGGAGCGGTTCGGGGCGTTGGAGCGGAACATTGGCGACACCACCCGCCGCAAAATCTTGGATCAGGATCGCCAGATGAAGGCGCGGCTGGACAACCTTGCCGACCAAATCGCAAAGGAGCAAGCCAGCCCCAATGCCCAGCCGGAGAAGATTGCCAGCTTGCGGAACATCATCTCGGTGGCAGAAGGGGAGTATGTGAAGTTCGTTCGCCAGACCATCACCGAACAGCCGGAGCTGCGCAGCCATTTCGGCGGAACCGTCAACCCGATTGATCTTCGGGCAAAAAAACAGCGCATCCCACGCGATGCTGCCGTGGCGATTTACCTGCTGGGGGAAACCCAACTCTACATCTTCGCCGCCACCACCGACACGGTGATCGCACGGGTGGTTCCGGCGGCACGGAGCGAGGTGGAAGCAAAAATCAATCGCCTGTATCGCCTTGCCAGCGACCCTGACGCGGCGGCAGCGCGGGCAAAAGCAGCGCGGGTTGGTGGCGCAGGAAGCGGGGCGGCGAACGGAGCTTCCGGCACCTCCGCGCCGGACCGCGACCAGCGAACCTACGGGCGGATTGCCGACGAACTCTATCAACTTCTGATCGCCCCCATTGCGGACCAGCTTGCTGGGAAGTCGAAGCTGGCAATCACCCCAAGCGGCCCACTCTACTTTGTTCCATTCCAGGCGATTGGGCCGATGGGGGATGACGGCGCGGTGAACCCGTTGCTTCGCCAGCGCACCGTGTTCTACATCAACGACCTTTCGGTGTTTTTGCAAGACGCTCCAACAACGGAGAATCTCAAAATCATCGGCTTCGGCAATGCTGATGGATCGCTTCCCAGTGCCGAGCAGGAGGTGAAGGTGATAACGAAGGAGTATCCAGGATCGGAGGCGTTGCTGGGGGGCGCGGCAACGGAGGACCGGGCCAAGCATATTCCGGAAGGGTTCAACATCATCCACTTTGCCACGCACGGCAATCTGGATTACCACGACTTCAAGAATTTCTACTTGACCCTTGCGCCCAACAAGCCCGCGGGGGAGGATGGAAAGTTGACGATGGAAGAAATATGGGGGATCACAACGTTGCCGGAGTGCCGGTTGGTGACGTTATCGGCCTGCAACACTGCCGTCACGGACCAAAGCCTTGCCGGCTGGCCGATGAACCCGGCCAACGCGTTCCTCACCATTGGCGTTCCGCGTGTGGTGGCCTCACTCTGGCAAGTTGACGACGAAGCAACGGCAATCCTGATGGAGGATTTCTACAAGCATCTTCCGCAGCTTGGCGCGGCGGAGTCGCTTCGGCAAGCGCAGATGCGGCTTGCCAACACCCCCCAATGGTCGCAGCCTTTCTACTGGGCTCCGTTTGTGCTGTTTGGGGATTGGCGGTAA
- a CDS encoding LysR family transcriptional regulator yields MTLVQLSYIVALDTHRHFSIAAKHCHVTQPTLSMQLQQLEEELGVILFDRSKKPVVPTEIGIEVVAQARMVLREAERMGEIVNNARAEVSGELRLGIIPTLAPYLLPLFLTKFIEEYPKVHIRIREHTTDELVERLRTNQLDAGILATPLNDSAILEQPLFYEEFIAYVANGQAGAGKKKYILTEEIDPERLWLLEEGHCMRSQIINLCELRRKGDAGRVEYAAGSIETLKKIVEMSAGITMLPELATIGMQPAEGAALRRFHPPAPAREISLITHRAYVKQQLLDALRQAILSVIPARMKSPEKKSVVEVR; encoded by the coding sequence ATGACCCTTGTTCAACTTTCGTATATCGTCGCGCTGGATACCCACCGGCATTTTAGCATTGCTGCCAAGCATTGCCACGTCACCCAACCAACGCTCAGTATGCAGCTTCAGCAGTTGGAGGAGGAGCTGGGGGTGATCCTGTTCGACCGCAGCAAGAAACCGGTGGTGCCAACCGAAATCGGGATTGAGGTGGTTGCCCAAGCCCGAATGGTGCTGCGCGAAGCCGAACGAATGGGGGAGATTGTCAACAACGCCCGCGCCGAGGTCAGCGGCGAACTTCGGCTTGGGATCATCCCAACGCTGGCTCCCTATCTGCTCCCCCTGTTCCTGACGAAGTTCATTGAGGAGTACCCGAAGGTTCACATCCGTATCCGCGAGCACACCACCGATGAGTTGGTGGAACGCCTGCGCACCAACCAGTTGGATGCCGGAATCCTTGCCACACCGCTGAACGATTCGGCAATCCTTGAACAACCGTTGTTTTACGAAGAGTTCATCGCCTACGTGGCCAACGGCCAGGCCGGCGCGGGGAAAAAGAAGTACATCCTGACCGAGGAGATTGACCCGGAACGGCTGTGGTTGCTGGAGGAAGGGCATTGCATGAGGTCCCAGATTATCAACCTTTGCGAGCTGCGCCGCAAGGGGGATGCCGGGCGCGTGGAGTATGCCGCCGGAAGCATTGAAACGCTGAAGAAAATTGTGGAGATGAGCGCAGGGATCACCATGCTGCCGGAGCTTGCCACCATTGGGATGCAGCCAGCCGAAGGAGCCGCGCTCCGCAGGTTCCACCCCCCGGCACCGGCCCGCGAGATCAGCCTTATCACCCACCGCGCCTACGTGAAGCAGCAGCTTCTGGACGCGCTTCGCCAGGCGATCCTGTCGGTGATCCCAGCGCGGATGAAATCCCCCGAAAAAAAATCAGTGGTGGAGGTTCGATGA
- a CDS encoding cytochrome C, which translates to MGKAAKVFKWTGIVLGSIIVLLVAAVFILNSQSYDAPYPDIKASKDSAVIARGEYLAYGLAHCAGCHVSSVEDYAKIAAGQRVPLVGGFEFQLGPLGIVRPSNITSDPETGIGKWSDQEIARSLRYGVGHDGRALFDFMPFHNLSDEDLTAIISFLRAQPPVKKQVEVRDLSFLGKAINAFMIRPVGPEGEVAKSVKPDTTAEYGKYLAHYVANCRGCHTNRDLTTGAYTGPDFAGGLVMESVLVPGTVCVTPNLTPDPETGHITKWSEEQFITRFRSGQIVKASEMPWDMFKTATDNDLKAIYRYLKSLKPIKNKIEKIVTTKEELEKQAS; encoded by the coding sequence ATGGGAAAAGCTGCCAAAGTTTTCAAGTGGACAGGGATAGTGCTGGGAAGCATTATCGTTCTGTTGGTCGCTGCCGTTTTCATCCTCAACAGCCAATCGTACGATGCCCCCTATCCTGACATCAAGGCCAGCAAGGATAGCGCGGTGATTGCCCGCGGGGAATATCTGGCCTATGGATTGGCCCACTGCGCGGGGTGCCATGTTTCCTCGGTGGAGGATTACGCTAAAATTGCCGCTGGCCAGCGGGTCCCGTTAGTTGGAGGTTTTGAGTTTCAGCTTGGTCCGCTTGGCATTGTCCGCCCCTCCAACATCACCTCCGATCCCGAAACCGGAATTGGGAAATGGAGCGACCAAGAGATTGCCCGCTCGCTACGCTACGGCGTTGGGCACGATGGGCGCGCCTTGTTCGACTTCATGCCGTTCCATAACCTAAGCGATGAGGACCTTACGGCCATCATCTCCTTCTTGCGTGCTCAGCCGCCAGTAAAGAAACAGGTGGAGGTTCGCGACTTGAGTTTTTTGGGAAAGGCAATCAACGCGTTTATGATACGGCCAGTGGGACCGGAAGGGGAAGTGGCAAAATCGGTGAAGCCCGACACCACAGCCGAATACGGGAAATATCTTGCCCACTACGTTGCCAACTGCCGTGGCTGCCACACCAACCGCGACCTAACCACAGGAGCCTACACCGGTCCTGATTTTGCTGGCGGTCTCGTGATGGAATCAGTGCTGGTTCCAGGAACGGTGTGCGTCACCCCGAACTTAACCCCCGACCCCGAAACCGGCCACATCACCAAGTGGAGCGAGGAGCAGTTCATTACCCGGTTCCGCTCCGGCCAAATAGTGAAGGCTTCGGAGATGCCGTGGGATATGTTCAAGACCGCGACCGACAACGACTTGAAGGCGATCTACCGCTACCTAAAATCGCTGAAGCCGATCAAGAACAAGATCGAAAAGATTGTCACCACGAAGGAGGAGCTGGAGAAGCAAGCTTCGTAA
- a CDS encoding TonB-dependent receptor codes for MSISLTAARAIGAGGILLPVLFLALFPAAALAQEPNGTIRGIVVSAETKEPVTGATVAIPDTKRGAISNRNGEFTIEKLTPGGYSLKVTSLGHQPVVKTDIIVRPDRITQVTIELPEKSTVGQEVTVTAGYFSGREESAISAVAMNAEEIRRAPGSAGDISRVLNALPSVARTADNRNDLAVRGGSPAETGFTIDNIPIPNVNYFPQQGSSGGPIGFLNVDFIDGVEFQAGGFGAEYGDRLSSVVDINYRDGNREELEGQIDLNMAGFGGAIEGPLPGSVGSFMLSGHRSYLDLIQKAINQDGAPRFGDLQGKATIDLDQNNRVTLLGIAALSQFNRTYEEAADNGNSFGEQQTLQTTAGGNWRSIWSGIGFSNTSLSFSSTDADEEFFRFSNRQLTYRNNYVESAITLRNLNTVEIADNQTLEFGIEAAREMMNYDVYMGPDTNSIGEVTSALEFMKEFTTTKGGVYLSHSWTPTEALTTTVGMRAEYFSVNGDLTFSPRASVVYRATDQLRLKGAFGIYHQTLPMVLLAQDTRNESLPSVQSTHYVLGADYMLTDDTKLTVEGYVKQYRNLPLNPQQPMASIIDEAAGDNDFGNYGELLANGEGRSHGVELLLQKKLAEDFYGLVSASYIRSSYRDANGEWRDRMFDNKYLFSVVGGWRPNNLWEVSVRFNMAGGTPYTPLDLSESARQNRTVRDKSKFMAERYPDYHTLNVRVDRRFLFDRSNLVIYLSVLNAYNRDNVADYHWNRVKKEPQAQLQLGLIPILGVEWEL; via the coding sequence ATGAGTATCTCACTAACCGCAGCCCGCGCGATTGGCGCGGGGGGAATTCTTTTGCCCGTCCTGTTCTTGGCCCTGTTCCCGGCAGCGGCCCTGGCACAGGAGCCGAACGGCACGATTCGGGGAATCGTCGTCAGTGCCGAAACGAAGGAGCCGGTAACCGGCGCAACCGTTGCCATTCCCGACACCAAACGGGGGGCAATCAGCAACCGGAATGGGGAGTTCACCATTGAGAAGCTGACCCCAGGAGGATACAGCCTGAAGGTGACATCGCTGGGACACCAACCAGTGGTAAAAACCGACATCATCGTCCGCCCGGACCGCATCACACAGGTGACGATTGAGCTGCCGGAGAAAAGCACCGTTGGGCAAGAAGTCACCGTGACCGCAGGGTACTTCAGCGGGCGCGAGGAATCGGCCATCAGTGCCGTGGCGATGAATGCCGAGGAGATTCGGCGCGCCCCCGGGTCCGCCGGCGATATCAGCCGCGTGCTGAACGCGCTCCCCAGCGTTGCCCGCACCGCCGACAACCGGAACGACCTTGCCGTGCGCGGCGGAAGCCCCGCCGAAACCGGTTTCACCATTGACAATATCCCCATTCCCAACGTCAACTACTTCCCCCAGCAAGGCTCCAGCGGCGGCCCAATCGGGTTCCTGAATGTTGATTTCATTGATGGAGTTGAGTTCCAAGCCGGCGGCTTCGGTGCCGAGTATGGGGACCGGCTTTCGTCGGTGGTGGACATCAACTACCGCGACGGAAACCGCGAGGAATTGGAGGGGCAGATTGACCTGAACATGGCGGGGTTCGGCGGCGCAATCGAGGGGCCGCTTCCGGGGAGCGTTGGGTCGTTTATGCTAAGCGGCCACCGCAGCTATCTGGACCTGATTCAGAAGGCAATCAACCAAGATGGCGCGCCCCGTTTTGGCGACCTTCAGGGGAAGGCCACCATTGACCTGGACCAGAACAACCGCGTAACGTTGTTGGGGATTGCCGCGCTTAGCCAATTCAACCGCACGTACGAAGAAGCGGCGGACAACGGAAATTCATTTGGCGAGCAGCAGACCCTGCAGACCACCGCCGGGGGGAATTGGAGGTCCATCTGGAGTGGCATTGGTTTCTCCAACACCTCGCTCTCCTTCTCCAGCACCGATGCCGACGAGGAGTTTTTCCGATTCAGCAATCGCCAACTAACCTACCGGAACAACTACGTGGAATCGGCCATCACCCTTCGCAATCTGAACACGGTGGAGATTGCCGACAACCAGACGCTGGAGTTTGGGATCGAGGCCGCACGCGAGATGATGAACTACGATGTGTACATGGGCCCCGACACCAACAGCATTGGCGAGGTGACCTCGGCATTGGAGTTTATGAAGGAGTTCACCACTACCAAAGGTGGCGTGTATCTCTCGCACAGCTGGACCCCAACCGAAGCGTTGACAACCACCGTTGGGATGCGTGCCGAGTACTTCTCGGTCAATGGCGATCTCACGTTTTCCCCGCGTGCATCGGTTGTGTACCGCGCAACCGACCAGCTACGCCTGAAAGGGGCGTTCGGCATCTACCACCAAACATTGCCGATGGTGTTGCTGGCCCAAGACACGCGGAACGAGTCGTTGCCCAGCGTGCAATCCACCCACTACGTCCTGGGGGCCGACTACATGCTGACCGACGACACAAAGCTGACAGTGGAAGGATACGTGAAGCAGTACCGGAACCTGCCGCTGAACCCGCAGCAGCCAATGGCTTCCATCATTGACGAAGCCGCTGGGGACAACGATTTTGGGAATTATGGTGAGTTGCTGGCAAACGGGGAAGGGCGTTCGCACGGGGTGGAGTTGTTGCTGCAAAAGAAGTTGGCCGAGGATTTCTACGGGCTGGTGAGCGCCTCCTACATCCGCAGCAGCTACCGCGACGCAAACGGTGAATGGCGGGACCGGATGTTCGACAACAAGTATTTGTTCAGCGTGGTTGGCGGGTGGCGGCCAAACAACTTGTGGGAAGTAAGCGTCCGGTTCAACATGGCAGGGGGCACCCCCTACACCCCGCTTGATCTATCGGAATCTGCACGCCAAAACCGGACGGTCCGCGACAAAAGCAAATTCATGGCCGAACGGTATCCCGATTATCACACGCTGAACGTGCGGGTGGACCGCCGTTTTTTGTTCGACCGCTCGAACCTTGTGATCTACCTTAGCGTGCTAAACGCCTACAACCGCGACAACGTTGCCGACTACCACTGGAACCGAGTAAAGAAGGAGCCACAAGCGCAGCTTCAGCTTGGGTTAATCCCAATTTTGGGGGTGGAGTGGGAGTTGTAG
- a CDS encoding VOC family protein: MKNFNPYLIFPGNCEEALNFYKNSLGGEIASLMRFSDAPMPVAEENAQRVMHGEFRSNNLYFMVSDTMPGDDVTPGNNVHLSLQFDDAAEQEAAFNALAEGGSVQMALDNTFWGARFGMLTDRYGIRWMLNYELPKEA, from the coding sequence ATGAAGAACTTCAATCCCTATCTCATTTTCCCGGGGAACTGCGAGGAAGCTCTGAACTTTTACAAAAACAGCCTGGGCGGCGAAATCGCCAGCCTGATGCGGTTTAGCGATGCCCCAATGCCCGTGGCCGAGGAGAACGCCCAGCGGGTGATGCACGGCGAATTCCGTTCCAACAACCTCTATTTCATGGTCTCCGATACCATGCCAGGGGACGACGTGACCCCTGGGAACAACGTGCACTTAAGCCTGCAGTTTGATGATGCTGCCGAGCAAGAAGCAGCATTCAATGCGCTTGCCGAAGGGGGCAGCGTGCAGATGGCATTGGACAACACCTTCTGGGGCGCACGGTTCGGGATGCTCACCGACCGCTACGGAATCCGCTGGATGCTGAACTACGAGCTTCCCAAAGAAGCATGA
- a CDS encoding MmcQ/YjbR family DNA-binding protein, protein MTIEGIQQLCAQLSSVTEELKWEHELCFCIGGKIFLMIPLERTPTPASFKVADDELEELLEREGFRPAPYLARYNWVTVEDIGLMNRAEWKERIAQSYQLVRSRLPKKIQQQLDTGS, encoded by the coding sequence ATGACCATTGAGGGTATCCAGCAACTCTGCGCCCAGCTTTCTTCGGTGACCGAAGAACTGAAATGGGAGCATGAACTTTGTTTTTGCATTGGCGGGAAAATCTTCCTGATGATCCCCCTTGAACGCACCCCCACTCCAGCATCCTTCAAGGTTGCTGACGATGAGCTTGAGGAGCTGCTGGAACGCGAAGGATTCCGTCCGGCACCCTACTTGGCACGGTACAACTGGGTCACGGTGGAGGACATCGGGCTGATGAATCGAGCCGAATGGAAAGAGCGGATCGCCCAATCCTACCAGCTGGTTCGCTCACGGTTGCCGAAAAAAATTCAACAGCAGCTGGATACTGGAAGTTGA
- a CDS encoding tetratricopeptide repeat protein, with protein MGEPIEAIREHLAAAGSPTERAVWLNRLAMELHHSDPTEARELSKQALAIAAREGDKRGQAESYRVIGNCWNVAGNYARAKINFERSERLFRHVADPEGLSAALRGLGLTLYFTGDYPPALQRLQESLELAEQTGNLRDRMLAYNSIGSIYRQLGDYPHALQEFYRSLAMAEKLGQEIELPMGNIALIHYMQSEYETSLEIMLKVLELFRTSGDRRNEAACLGNLASLYHHLNDSESSIQHWNMAMLLHQELGDEGGIAFTLRAIGELHHVRKEYPAALEYYQRSEALARQINARPRLVATLNKLGTLWQDLGDHEQALAVLNDAEAIAATIGDTYFQMSALESIAESLEQMGDSNGALQHYRRYHDLFAEMEGHEKQREIANVEMRATIEAASHEREMLRLRAETLEREMEIKNRELTSIAMQLVQKNEFLEILSQQMRELQNAGSVGNDVTRIIRQVDTTRNQSNDWELFEAQFRSTHQDFIGHLLERAPTLSPTELKVCAMMKIALSTKEIANILCCSARTVEHHRYKVRSKLGLGTEDNLGTFLAKL; from the coding sequence ATGGGCGAACCAATCGAAGCGATTCGCGAACACCTTGCTGCCGCCGGCAGCCCCACCGAACGCGCCGTGTGGCTGAATCGCCTTGCCATGGAGCTGCACCACAGCGACCCCACCGAAGCGCGGGAACTTTCCAAGCAAGCACTTGCGATAGCCGCACGCGAAGGGGATAAACGCGGCCAAGCCGAAAGCTACAGGGTGATTGGAAATTGCTGGAATGTGGCGGGGAATTACGCCCGCGCCAAAATCAATTTTGAGCGTTCCGAGCGGCTGTTTCGCCACGTTGCCGACCCCGAAGGATTGTCCGCAGCGTTACGCGGACTGGGGCTGACTCTGTACTTCACTGGCGATTATCCTCCGGCACTCCAACGCCTGCAGGAAAGCCTTGAGCTTGCCGAACAAACCGGCAACCTGCGTGATAGAATGCTGGCGTACAACAGCATTGGAAGCATCTATCGGCAGCTTGGCGATTACCCCCACGCACTGCAGGAATTTTACCGCAGCCTTGCAATGGCCGAAAAACTGGGCCAAGAAATTGAACTGCCAATGGGGAACATCGCCCTTATCCATTACATGCAGTCGGAATATGAGACCTCGCTGGAGATTATGCTGAAGGTGCTGGAGTTGTTTCGCACCAGTGGCGACCGCCGCAACGAAGCCGCTTGTTTGGGGAATCTGGCATCGCTGTACCACCACTTAAACGATTCGGAATCAAGCATCCAGCATTGGAATATGGCGATGCTGCTTCATCAAGAATTAGGGGATGAAGGGGGGATTGCCTTCACTCTTCGCGCAATTGGGGAGCTGCACCATGTACGGAAAGAATACCCCGCCGCCTTGGAGTATTACCAACGCTCCGAAGCACTGGCGCGGCAGATTAATGCACGCCCCCGCTTGGTGGCAACCCTCAACAAGTTGGGAACATTGTGGCAAGATTTAGGCGACCATGAACAAGCCCTTGCGGTTCTGAATGATGCCGAAGCCATTGCCGCCACGATTGGGGACACCTACTTCCAGATGAGCGCGTTGGAGTCCATCGCGGAATCGCTGGAACAGATGGGGGATAGCAACGGGGCACTGCAACACTACCGCAGATACCATGACTTGTTCGCGGAGATGGAAGGGCACGAAAAACAGCGGGAGATAGCCAATGTGGAGATGCGCGCAACGATTGAAGCCGCAAGCCATGAGCGTGAAATGCTGCGCCTGCGTGCCGAAACGTTGGAGCGGGAAATGGAGATAAAGAACCGGGAGCTGACCTCGATAGCAATGCAGCTGGTTCAGAAGAATGAGTTCCTGGAAATTTTAAGCCAGCAGATGCGGGAATTGCAGAATGCGGGATCGGTGGGAAACGATGTTACGCGAATCATCCGCCAGGTGGATACCACGCGCAACCAATCGAACGATTGGGAATTGTTCGAGGCGCAGTTCCGCTCCACCCACCAAGATTTTATTGGCCACCTGCTGGAGCGTGCGCCAACGCTATCCCCCACCGAACTGAAAGTGTGCGCCATGATGAAAATCGCACTCTCCACCAAGGAGATCGCCAACATCCTGTGCTGCTCGGCCCGAACGGTGGAGCATCACCGCTACAAGGTGCGGAGCAAGTTGGGGCTGGGCACGGAGGATAATCTGGGGACGTTTCTGGCCAAGCTGTAG